The following coding sequences lie in one Cellulosilyticum sp. I15G10I2 genomic window:
- a CDS encoding LysR family transcriptional regulator, giving the protein MEIKQLEYFITTAELGSINKAAKELYTSQPNISKVITAFEKELGAEVFYRTSKGVSLTPEGERLYEYAKVILKNADIMSSIVKEKARRKFGVSCYPSNMISQIVCNYYKKHEEENLQMEFLEDTVEKIVENVNTYRSEIGILYISEVQKKSFEHILGHKNLEFKVLGEKSPCVYVGKNNPLYNRDSIGFSELADLKFVQPSKDFFSMEHHLDQISIGALCMNKFNTIIHTNSDHVLINLLLHTDICSFGIKFLHADFKQYDIKSVDIIGCEKCLLIGYVKRKNEELSHEVSEFLMMVDQAINKS; this is encoded by the coding sequence ATGGAAATTAAGCAGCTTGAGTATTTTATAACAACAGCTGAGCTTGGGAGTATTAATAAAGCAGCAAAAGAGCTTTATACTTCACAGCCTAATATAAGCAAGGTCATAACAGCTTTTGAGAAGGAATTGGGGGCAGAGGTTTTTTACCGTACGAGTAAGGGTGTCAGCCTTACCCCAGAGGGAGAACGCCTTTATGAATATGCCAAAGTCATTTTAAAAAATGCAGACATTATGAGTTCTATTGTTAAAGAAAAGGCTCGCAGAAAGTTTGGGGTGTCATGCTACCCCAGCAATATGATTTCACAAATAGTTTGTAATTATTATAAAAAACATGAAGAAGAGAACTTGCAAATGGAGTTTCTTGAAGATACAGTCGAAAAAATCGTAGAAAATGTCAATACATACCGTTCGGAAATAGGTATTCTCTATATATCTGAGGTTCAAAAAAAGTCTTTTGAGCATATATTAGGACATAAAAATTTAGAGTTTAAAGTACTTGGAGAAAAGAGTCCTTGTGTTTATGTTGGGAAGAATAACCCACTGTACAACAGGGATTCCATAGGATTTTCAGAACTTGCTGATCTGAAGTTTGTACAGCCTTCAAAAGACTTCTTCTCCATGGAACATCATCTAGATCAAATTAGTATTGGGGCACTATGTATGAACAAATTTAATACGATTATCCATACTAACAGTGATCATGTACTCATTAACTTGCTGCTACATACAGATATTTGCAGCTTCGGTATTAAATTTCTTCATGCGGACTTTAAACAGTATGATATTAAGTCGGTAGATATTATTGGCTGTGAAAAATGCTTATTAATCGGGTATGTAAAGCGTAAAAATGAAGAATTATCGCATGAAGTATCAGAGTTTTTAATGATGGTAGATCAAGCCATCAATAAGAGCTGA
- a CDS encoding extracellular solute-binding protein, with protein sequence MATIKDVATVAGVSVGSVSNVINGKTNNQELIDKVEEAIKNLGFRPDANARSLKNTQTNIIGIIVSNVEEPRIQVMIAAIEKKLRASGYSILIKTTDNNAILEKKHIEHFVQQRVDGVIVSTAVQNKDWLHQLSDNNIPVVFMDKKISMKNNMNVITINYTEAFLKCLLWCKDHQHTKVGLILENGIMFEQELEALKDTSRQELLYKVVGDYSSESGFKAAYELLYEHPDITVLILSSYMMLQGAKKAIEILKEKASASPLLICIKAENWIEDDNTLDGVINVSYYEMGTTAAKQIVEAAQTGGLQYTQIKTLDAVFKVANTPFYTGKDIRSGQRDTINVAILDARVAKVLPMLTKVYEKEHGIKVNFIAFEYHELWEYIVACIHQQDTGIDIFMYDLVWLEDLVKMSGLKPITDLQKKRESYFEDIIDRALENHGVYHGELYGLPFMTGTQMLFYQKDLFEDMTLKIQFQRKYGKELILPKTWDEFNLIAEFFTRKYNLNSPLQYGTALINKGNLYNSIEFLNRLWAYGGAIITDNRITINSDYAHIALDSYKKSYQYTNTESSYETWSSIASDFKCGSTAMAVLYDSYAFGINDSMESKVAGNVGSCILPGQCPVLGGWSLGINPSSTMQQAAIEYMMWACGRSIASPFAVLSGISSRKSFYADQELDGLYPWKRNILKSYAKSKKRELLSTTKTLGINIKLYDEIIGQEIGKALRGVQSNSSTLEHIEQRIYKLMEK encoded by the coding sequence ATGGCTACAATAAAAGATGTGGCAACAGTTGCGGGTGTTTCGGTTGGGAGTGTTTCTAATGTAATCAATGGTAAGACTAATAACCAAGAGCTAATCGATAAAGTCGAAGAGGCGATCAAAAATTTGGGGTTCAGGCCGGATGCAAATGCCAGAAGTTTAAAAAATACCCAGACCAATATTATCGGTATTATCGTAAGTAATGTGGAGGAACCCCGCATTCAGGTGATGATTGCTGCCATTGAAAAGAAGCTTAGAGCGAGCGGTTATAGTATTTTAATTAAAACCACAGATAATAATGCAATTTTAGAAAAAAAACATATAGAGCATTTTGTTCAGCAGCGAGTGGATGGTGTGATTGTAAGCACTGCAGTTCAAAATAAAGACTGGCTGCATCAGCTGAGTGACAATAATATTCCAGTTGTTTTTATGGACAAGAAGATCAGTATGAAAAACAATATGAATGTTATCACTATCAATTATACTGAAGCTTTTTTGAAATGCCTCTTATGGTGTAAGGATCATCAGCACACAAAAGTTGGATTGATTTTAGAAAATGGTATTATGTTTGAGCAGGAGCTAGAAGCACTTAAGGATACCAGCCGTCAGGAGCTCCTCTATAAAGTTGTCGGAGATTACAGCAGTGAGAGTGGCTTTAAGGCAGCGTATGAACTGCTGTATGAACATCCAGATATTACAGTCCTTATTCTCAGCAGCTATATGATGCTTCAGGGAGCTAAAAAGGCCATTGAGATTTTAAAAGAAAAAGCGAGCGCTTCTCCGCTTCTAATCTGCATTAAGGCAGAGAACTGGATAGAGGACGATAACACCCTTGATGGGGTCATTAATGTTTCTTATTATGAGATGGGTACAACGGCTGCTAAACAAATTGTAGAAGCGGCTCAGACTGGAGGATTACAATATACACAGATTAAAACGCTGGATGCAGTATTTAAAGTGGCCAATACACCATTCTATACTGGAAAAGACATTAGGTCAGGCCAGAGAGATACAATCAATGTTGCCATCTTAGATGCAAGAGTAGCTAAGGTGCTGCCGATGCTTACAAAGGTGTATGAAAAAGAGCATGGCATCAAAGTGAATTTTATTGCATTTGAATACCATGAGCTTTGGGAATATATCGTAGCATGTATTCATCAACAAGATACTGGCATTGATATTTTTATGTATGATTTAGTATGGCTTGAAGACTTAGTTAAAATGTCTGGGTTAAAGCCAATCACCGATTTGCAGAAGAAAAGAGAAAGTTATTTTGAAGATATTATAGACAGGGCTCTTGAAAATCATGGGGTTTATCATGGAGAACTGTATGGGCTGCCTTTTATGACGGGTACACAGATGCTCTTTTATCAAAAAGATTTATTTGAAGATATGACTTTAAAAATTCAGTTTCAAAGAAAATATGGCAAAGAGCTGATTCTTCCTAAAACATGGGATGAGTTTAATTTAATTGCGGAATTTTTTACAAGAAAATACAATCTAAACTCACCACTGCAGTATGGAACCGCGCTTATTAATAAAGGCAATTTATATAATAGTATTGAATTTCTTAATCGTTTATGGGCCTATGGGGGAGCTATTATTACAGATAACAGAATAACAATTAACAGTGATTATGCGCATATTGCGCTAGATAGTTACAAAAAAAGTTATCAATATACTAATACTGAAAGCTCCTATGAGACGTGGAGCAGTATTGCTTCAGATTTTAAATGCGGCAGTACAGCTATGGCAGTTTTGTATGATTCTTACGCTTTTGGCATTAACGATTCGATGGAGTCTAAAGTTGCCGGAAATGTAGGTAGCTGCATCCTACCAGGACAGTGCCCAGTACTCGGAGGATGGAGCCTCGGAATTAACCCAAGCAGTACGATGCAGCAGGCAGCGATAGAATATATGATGTGGGCATGCGGAAGAAGTATTGCCAGTCCTTTTGCTGTTTTATCAGGGATTTCAAGCCGTAAGTCTTTTTACGCAGATCAAGAATTAGATGGGCTATATCCTTGGAAGCGCAATATTCTTAAGAGCTATGCAAAGAGTAAAAAGCGAGAACTGCTTAGCACCACCAAGACTTTGGGTATCAATATTAAACTGTATGATGAAATCATTGGACAAGAAATAGGCAAAGCATTGAGAGGCGTACAAAGTAACAGCAGTACGCTTGAGCATATAGAACAGCGTATTTATAAATTGATGGAAAAATAG
- a CDS encoding SGNH/GDSL hydrolase family protein, producing the protein MKRILCYGDSNTWGTDPSSCERFDENTRWTGVLQNLLGSAYKVIEEGCSGRTTVWEDPIELDKNGYAYLKPCLESQRPLDLIIIMLGTNDLKPRFSVGAADIASSAGQLVKTAKSYFYTKGLHIPEVLLVSPILVAENIEETPFNEMFGGQSAVTRSKNFSRAYKEVAKTLQCNFLDAAQYADPSPIDAIHMEAETHKKLGYAIAQKVVEIIGK; encoded by the coding sequence ATGAAAAGAATATTATGTTATGGAGATTCTAATACCTGGGGTACAGACCCGAGTTCCTGTGAACGGTTTGATGAAAATACCAGATGGACTGGTGTTCTCCAAAACCTCTTAGGGAGTGCGTATAAAGTTATAGAAGAGGGATGTAGTGGACGTACTACGGTATGGGAGGATCCTATCGAACTTGACAAAAATGGCTATGCCTATCTTAAACCGTGCCTTGAGTCTCAGCGCCCCTTAGACCTTATTATCATTATGCTAGGAACCAATGACCTTAAACCAAGATTTTCAGTAGGCGCAGCCGATATTGCATCATCAGCAGGCCAGCTTGTAAAAACTGCCAAAAGCTATTTTTATACCAAAGGTCTTCATATACCTGAAGTATTACTTGTCTCACCTATACTAGTAGCTGAAAATATAGAGGAAACACCATTTAACGAAATGTTTGGAGGCCAATCTGCCGTAACAAGGTCTAAAAATTTTTCGAGAGCCTACAAAGAAGTCGCCAAAACCCTCCAGTGCAATTTCTTAGATGCCGCACAATATGCAGATCCGTCTCCTATTGATGCTATCCATATGGAAGCTGAGACTCATAAAAAGTTAGGCTATGCTATAGCTCAAAAGGTGGTAGAAATCATTGGTAAGTAA
- a CDS encoding uroporphyrinogen decarboxylase family protein — protein sequence MNSKTKVQLALDHKAGPVPFDIGSFPTTGIHVSVLEQLRAHYGLEKKIITVFEPYQMLGVVDDDLREAIGIDTTALWGQYTMYGFKNENFREWMTPWGQKVLVAEKFVTTEDENDIYIYAEGDKSFPPAAKMPRSSFFFDAIIRQKDFDDDNLNVEDNLEEFGDLSNDDLAYYKRMAEIFRGSNYYVGANLGGTAIGDIACVPGPMLKDPKGIRDIQEWYMSTAIRQDYLHEIFDKQVEIALRNLEKIYQAAGDAIDIAYICGNDFGTQNGPFCSVDTFRDLYAPYYKRINGWIHQNTPWKTFKHTCGSIVPLIPELIDAGFDVINPVQWTAKDMEPRMLKSQFGKHVAFWGAGVNTQRTLPFGTPEEVRKEVLEICKIFSKDGGFVFNTIHNIVAKTPVENVVAMIEAVKDFNKG from the coding sequence ATGAATTCTAAAACTAAAGTTCAGCTAGCACTTGATCATAAAGCGGGACCAGTTCCTTTTGATATAGGATCTTTTCCTACAACAGGTATTCATGTTAGTGTGCTTGAACAATTAAGAGCGCATTATGGACTGGAAAAAAAGATCATTACAGTTTTTGAACCTTACCAAATGTTGGGGGTTGTAGATGATGACTTAAGAGAAGCTATAGGCATTGATACAACAGCGCTATGGGGCCAGTATACGATGTATGGTTTTAAAAATGAAAACTTTAGAGAATGGATGACACCGTGGGGACAGAAGGTGCTTGTAGCAGAGAAGTTTGTTACTACAGAAGATGAAAACGACATTTATATTTATGCAGAAGGAGATAAAAGTTTTCCACCTGCTGCCAAGATGCCAAGATCAAGTTTCTTTTTTGACGCAATCATTAGACAAAAAGACTTTGATGACGACAATCTCAATGTAGAAGACAATCTGGAGGAGTTTGGAGACTTATCTAATGATGACCTTGCTTATTATAAAAGGATGGCAGAAATATTTAGAGGATCTAATTATTATGTAGGCGCTAATCTTGGGGGCACAGCTATTGGAGATATTGCCTGTGTACCAGGTCCTATGCTAAAGGACCCCAAAGGGATTCGGGATATTCAGGAATGGTATATGTCTACTGCTATACGTCAGGACTATCTGCATGAAATATTTGACAAACAAGTAGAGATTGCATTAAGAAATCTAGAAAAAATCTATCAGGCCGCGGGAGATGCTATTGATATAGCTTATATATGCGGCAATGACTTTGGTACGCAGAATGGTCCGTTTTGCTCTGTAGATACCTTCAGAGATCTCTATGCACCTTATTATAAACGTATCAATGGATGGATTCATCAAAATACCCCTTGGAAGACCTTCAAACATACTTGTGGTTCAATTGTACCGCTGATCCCAGAGCTTATCGATGCAGGCTTTGATGTGATTAACCCTGTGCAGTGGACAGCTAAAGATATGGAGCCAAGAATGCTAAAAAGTCAGTTTGGTAAGCACGTTGCCTTCTGGGGAGCAGGTGTCAATACCCAAAGGACTCTGCCGTTTGGTACGCCGGAAGAAGTCAGAAAAGAGGTGCTTGAGATCTGCAAAATCTTCTCTAAAGATGGTGGATTTGTCTTTAATACCATACATAATATTGTTGCAAAAACACCAGTTGAGAATGTTGTTGCGATGATCGAGGCTGTAAAAGACTTTAATAAAGGATAA
- a CDS encoding sugar phosphate isomerase/epimerase family protein, with protein MISVGIFTGYYPYTLTEVIEKAKKDGMSCVQLDLDFKDIDLSQGNITKEKANKVRDAFRDANIPIVSISAYTNLVHPDPAIRAKNVAHVKEILKFAREFGTPYVVSETGTYNVDSDWLYDPKNSTEEAYQEFKEVAQELAQYAYENNAVFLVENYVNNIIGSVDQVARLFRDVNHPGLGLLLDPTNYFGDANIDHVDAEIEKIFNVLDDKIKVAHAKDCKRAVDTGEKHASIDAAEHNSFRGAGAVELPAAGLGVLNYDLYLKKLSENHPNIPIIIEHLDEEDIPRAKKFLDDKLKSVGA; from the coding sequence ATGATTTCAGTAGGTATTTTTACAGGGTATTATCCATACACACTCACGGAGGTGATTGAAAAAGCAAAAAAAGACGGGATGAGTTGTGTACAGCTTGACCTGGACTTTAAAGATATTGACTTATCACAAGGCAATATTACAAAAGAAAAAGCAAATAAGGTAAGAGATGCATTTAGAGATGCCAATATTCCTATAGTAAGTATTTCGGCTTATACAAACTTAGTACATCCAGACCCAGCGATAAGAGCAAAAAATGTAGCGCATGTTAAAGAAATTTTAAAATTTGCCAGAGAGTTCGGCACACCTTATGTAGTAAGCGAAACAGGTACTTATAACGTAGACAGTGACTGGCTCTATGATCCGAAAAACTCTACAGAGGAAGCTTATCAAGAATTTAAGGAAGTTGCACAGGAGCTGGCACAATATGCTTACGAAAATAATGCCGTATTTTTAGTTGAAAACTATGTCAACAACATTATTGGTTCTGTTGATCAGGTGGCACGCTTATTCCGTGATGTGAACCATCCAGGACTTGGACTCCTTCTTGATCCTACAAACTATTTTGGTGATGCAAATATTGATCATGTAGATGCAGAAATCGAAAAAATCTTTAATGTATTAGATGATAAAATCAAAGTGGCGCATGCAAAAGACTGTAAACGTGCGGTTGATACTGGAGAAAAACATGCAAGCATTGACGCTGCGGAGCATAACAGCTTCAGAGGTGCAGGTGCAGTAGAACTGCCAGCAGCGGGGCTTGGTGTACTTAACTATGATTTATATCTCAAAAAATTATCAGAAAATCATCCTAATATTCCAATTATCATTGAACACTTAGACGAAGAAGATATCCCAAGAGCTAAAAAGTTCTTAGACGACAAATTAAAGTCAGTCGGAGCTTAA
- the hydF gene encoding [FeFe] hydrogenase H-cluster maturation GTPase HydF, translating to MELNNTPSADRLHIGLFGKRNAGKSSVINAITAQNLAIVSEVKGTTTDPVYKAMELLPLGPVMLIDTPGLDDEGELGRLRVQKSYQVLNKTDLAILVVDGTIGMMREDTDLIERFKEKSIPYIVILNKMDLVSREKLLLKDKHNEADKMIWVSTSTGENINELKEMIGKLVPQQESKFRIVADLLEPSDFVVLVVPIDKAAPKGRLILPQQQTIRDILEADATAIVVKEYELRETLENLGKKPKLVITDSQVFAKVSADTPKNIMLTSFSILFARYKGNLEEAVRGVMAVETLQDGDSVLISEGCTHHRQCDDIGTVKIPRWISQHTGKQIQFEFTSGREFPVDLSKYKAVIHCGGCMLNEREMKYRVQCAKDQQIPITNYGILIAYMQGILKRSVEPFPYIADLLEEV from the coding sequence ATGGAATTAAATAATACACCTTCGGCAGATCGTCTTCATATTGGACTATTTGGCAAGAGAAATGCCGGAAAATCCAGTGTTATTAATGCTATTACAGCACAAAATCTTGCCATCGTTTCAGAAGTTAAAGGTACAACGACTGACCCTGTTTATAAGGCAATGGAACTCCTGCCGCTTGGGCCAGTTATGCTTATTGATACACCAGGACTTGATGATGAGGGCGAGCTTGGGCGACTTAGAGTACAAAAAAGTTATCAGGTTTTAAATAAAACAGATTTGGCTATTTTGGTTGTTGATGGCACAATTGGTATGATGAGAGAGGATACGGATCTTATTGAAAGGTTTAAGGAGAAGAGTATTCCTTATATAGTAATTTTAAATAAAATGGATCTTGTGAGTAGAGAGAAGCTATTATTAAAAGACAAACACAACGAAGCGGACAAAATGATTTGGGTAAGTACCTCCACAGGTGAAAACATTAATGAACTAAAAGAAATGATCGGGAAGCTGGTTCCACAGCAGGAATCTAAATTTAGGATTGTAGCAGATTTACTAGAGCCTTCGGATTTTGTGGTACTGGTTGTGCCTATTGACAAGGCAGCCCCTAAAGGACGTTTGATTTTGCCCCAGCAGCAGACTATTCGTGACATACTAGAAGCAGATGCTACAGCTATCGTTGTAAAGGAATATGAACTTAGAGAAACACTTGAAAATCTAGGAAAGAAACCAAAGCTAGTAATTACCGATAGCCAAGTGTTTGCAAAAGTATCAGCAGATACCCCAAAAAATATTATGCTGACTTCTTTTTCTATTCTTTTTGCCAGATATAAAGGTAATCTTGAGGAAGCAGTAAGGGGCGTTATGGCAGTTGAAACGCTTCAGGATGGTGACTCGGTTTTAATATCAGAAGGATGTACTCACCACCGTCAGTGTGACGATATTGGTACAGTGAAAATACCCCGTTGGATCTCGCAGCATACAGGCAAACAAATACAATTTGAATTCACCAGCGGCCGTGAGTTTCCGGTTGATTTATCAAAGTATAAGGCTGTTATTCATTGTGGCGGCTGTATGCTTAATGAAAGAGAAATGAAATATAGAGTTCAGTGCGCAAAAGATCAGCAGATTCCTATCACAAACTACGGCATATTAATAGCTTATATGCAGGGGATACTTAAGCGCAGTGTGGAACCTTTCCCTTATATTGCAGATTTACTGGAGGAAGTATAA
- a CDS encoding DUF1097 domain-containing protein, with product MKAKNKNLLVWATWIAALALIIQIIDQFVGTKMPIGHAGAWIAFQAWAVYFLGGCTPKGGLKGFIAYAVGITTGVIIFELAGVLSFLGAFWCVPVAIFIPVIPVMCFERIKILDYIPAIFIGCGAFFGIMNYVPNATYASAAIYELFYCALGLFFGWIAIIGKVWIDQKIPVDIKAEKASLEPEASAV from the coding sequence ATGAAAGCAAAAAATAAGAATCTCTTAGTTTGGGCAACATGGATCGCAGCGCTGGCACTTATCATTCAAATTATTGATCAATTTGTAGGCACTAAAATGCCGATTGGTCATGCAGGCGCATGGATAGCTTTCCAAGCGTGGGCAGTTTATTTTCTGGGGGGATGTACACCAAAGGGTGGACTAAAAGGTTTTATAGCTTATGCAGTGGGAATTACAACAGGTGTTATTATATTTGAACTGGCCGGAGTTTTATCGTTCTTAGGTGCTTTCTGGTGTGTACCAGTTGCCATTTTTATACCGGTTATTCCTGTTATGTGTTTTGAGAGAATTAAAATATTAGATTATATACCAGCTATTTTCATCGGCTGTGGTGCATTCTTCGGCATTATGAACTACGTACCGAATGCAACGTATGCATCGGCTGCTATTTATGAGTTATTCTACTGCGCGCTCGGGCTATTTTTTGGATGGATTGCTATTATAGGAAAAGTTTGGATAGATCAAAAAATACCAGTAGATATAAAGGCCGAAAAGGCGAGTTTAGAGCCGGAAGCTTCAGCAGTATAA
- a CDS encoding Gfo/Idh/MocA family protein codes for MEEVMNIDYRIDPELPKRMDFRIGVIGAGAIVRNCHLRAYADVGFNSYAITSLSLEESNAVAKEYNIPNVYSSWQELIDDKNVEILDIAIPPDKQLEVVRYAVTKPYIKGILCQKPLAMNIEEAKEIVKLCKEAGIKIGVNSNMRYDQSIRALKAVLDKGYLGKPVLATIDMRAIPHWQTFLERYDRIEILNMGIHHVDTFRYLFGDPEKITAVTRHDPRTKFNHIDGISQYTFQYSDEVMATSLDDVWAWQGEGVEKDIYIKWRVEGLDGMAQGYIGWCYDERTPSKMEFTCKQFPNQWIRPEWDTVWFPDAFRGTMAQLLRAVETNTEPEIGGEDNLHTMAAIDACYLSIKEERTVKFSEIDITI; via the coding sequence ATGGAAGAAGTAATGAATATTGATTACCGTATTGATCCAGAGCTTCCAAAACGTATGGATTTTAGAATTGGCGTTATTGGAGCAGGTGCGATTGTAAGAAATTGTCACTTGAGGGCTTATGCAGATGTTGGCTTTAATTCTTATGCCATTACATCACTCAGTCTTGAGGAAAGTAATGCTGTGGCTAAAGAGTATAACATTCCAAATGTGTATTCGAGCTGGCAAGAACTCATTGATGATAAAAATGTTGAGATTCTTGACATTGCCATTCCTCCGGATAAGCAGCTTGAAGTAGTGCGCTATGCTGTAACCAAACCGTACATAAAAGGGATCTTATGCCAGAAACCATTAGCTATGAATATAGAAGAAGCTAAAGAGATTGTTAAGCTATGTAAGGAAGCAGGTATTAAAATAGGGGTTAACTCCAATATGCGTTATGACCAGTCCATAAGAGCTTTAAAAGCTGTTTTAGATAAGGGATATCTCGGTAAACCAGTACTGGCAACGATTGATATGAGAGCGATTCCGCACTGGCAGACGTTTCTTGAAAGGTATGACCGTATTGAGATTTTAAATATGGGTATCCATCATGTTGATACATTTAGATATTTATTTGGAGATCCAGAAAAAATCACAGCAGTAACCAGACATGACCCGAGAACGAAATTTAACCATATTGACGGCATCAGCCAATATACCTTCCAGTATTCAGATGAAGTGATGGCCACAAGTCTGGATGATGTATGGGCATGGCAGGGAGAAGGCGTAGAGAAAGATATTTATATTAAGTGGCGTGTAGAAGGCTTAGACGGTATGGCACAGGGGTATATCGGTTGGTGTTATGATGAGAGAACACCAAGCAAGATGGAATTTACCTGCAAACAGTTCCCTAACCAGTGGATTCGTCCAGAGTGGGATACGGTATGGTTCCCAGATGCTTTTAGAGGCACGATGGCACAGCTTCTGCGAGCAGTAGAAACAAATACGGAGCCAGAGATCGGCGGAGAAGATAACCTTCATACGATGGCAGCGATCGATGCATGTTACTTATCCATCAAAGAAGAAAGAACTGTAAAATTCTCAGAAATTGATATTACGATATAA
- a CDS encoding TM1266 family iron-only hydrogenase system putative regulator, producing the protein MDTRVALIGIVVEKTESTEKMNALLHQYGEYIIGRMGVPYKKRGISVISVVIDAPADVISALSGKLGMLPGINTKTIYSKVPALNLDEEV; encoded by the coding sequence ATGGATACTAGAGTTGCTCTAATTGGTATTGTAGTAGAAAAAACAGAATCCACAGAAAAAATGAATGCATTACTGCATCAATATGGCGAATACATCATAGGGCGAATGGGGGTGCCTTATAAGAAGCGCGGAATATCAGTAATCAGCGTGGTGATTGATGCACCAGCTGATGTGATTAGTGCACTATCAGGAAAACTTGGGATGCTGCCTGGTATCAACACCAAAACGATTTATTCGAAAGTTCCTGCTTTAAATTTAGATGAAGAAGTATAA
- the hydG gene encoding [FeFe] hydrogenase H-cluster radical SAM maturase HydG, whose amino-acid sequence MYNVKSLKAEEFISHEEILATLSYAKENKNNIKLINQILEKAKLRQGLSHREASVLLACSDEEKNQEIFKLAEQIKKDFYGNRIVLFAPLYLSNYCVNGCVYCPYHYENKHIARKKLTQEEIRREVIALQDMGHKRLVIETGEDPLNSPIEYVLESIKTIYSIKHKNGAIRRVNVNIAATTVDNYRKLREAEIGTYILFQETYNKTSYEKLHPTGPKHHYAYHTEAMDRAMEGGLDDVGLGVLFGLEGYDYEFAGLLMHAEHLEAAFGVGPHTISVPRIRRADDIDPDAFDNGIDDEIFAKIVACIRIAVPYTGMIVSTRESQVCREKVLKLGVSQISGGSKTSVGGYVEEEPEDARSEQFDISDTRTLDQIVSWLMESGYIPSFCTACYREGRTGDRFMSLLKSGQIQNCCDPNALMTLKEYLLDYASEETKAIGEKLIEREVPNVPKEKVREIVYKNLKEIEEGNRDFRF is encoded by the coding sequence ATGTATAATGTGAAATCATTAAAAGCTGAAGAATTTATTAGTCATGAAGAGATTTTAGCAACATTGTCCTATGCAAAAGAAAATAAAAACAATATAAAACTTATCAATCAAATACTTGAAAAAGCAAAGTTAAGACAGGGGCTAAGCCATAGGGAAGCATCTGTTTTACTTGCCTGCAGCGATGAAGAGAAAAATCAGGAGATCTTTAAGCTAGCGGAACAAATTAAGAAAGACTTCTATGGTAATCGTATTGTTTTATTTGCACCATTATACTTATCCAACTACTGTGTAAATGGATGTGTTTACTGTCCTTATCATTATGAGAATAAGCATATTGCCCGCAAAAAGTTAACTCAAGAAGAAATCAGAAGAGAAGTTATAGCGCTTCAGGATATGGGACATAAACGTCTGGTAATAGAAACGGGGGAAGACCCTCTTAATAGTCCTATTGAATATGTTTTAGAAAGTATTAAGACCATCTATAGCATCAAACATAAAAATGGCGCAATCCGCCGCGTAAATGTGAATATAGCTGCCACAACGGTAGATAACTATAGAAAACTAAGAGAGGCAGAGATTGGAACCTATATTTTATTCCAAGAAACTTATAATAAAACGAGCTATGAGAAACTTCATCCAACAGGTCCTAAACATCATTATGCCTATCATACGGAAGCTATGGACAGAGCCATGGAAGGCGGTCTTGATGATGTAGGGCTTGGTGTATTATTTGGACTTGAAGGTTATGACTATGAATTTGCAGGACTTTTGATGCACGCAGAGCATTTAGAAGCTGCTTTTGGCGTAGGGCCACATACCATAAGTGTACCACGTATCCGCAGAGCAGATGATATAGATCCAGATGCGTTTGATAATGGTATTGATGATGAGATTTTCGCAAAGATTGTTGCTTGTATTCGGATTGCAGTACCTTATACGGGGATGATCGTTTCTACTCGTGAAAGTCAAGTCTGTCGTGAGAAGGTACTTAAGCTTGGTGTCTCACAAATAAGCGGAGGTTCCAAAACAAGTGTAGGCGGGTACGTTGAAGAAGAACCAGAAGATGCACGATCTGAACAGTTTGATATCTCAGATACTAGAACCCTTGATCAGATCGTATCATGGCTTATGGAATCAGGCTATATCCCGAGTTTTTGTACAGCTTGCTATAGAGAAGGAAGAACGGGAGATCGTTTTATGAGCCTCTTAAAGAGTGGTCAGATCCAAAATTGCTGCGACCCTAATGCGCTGATGACTTTAAAAGAATACTTATTGGATTATGCATCAGAGGAGACAAAAGCAATTGGTGAAAAACTTATTGAAAGAGAAGTTCCGAATGTTCCAAAGGAAAAAGTAAGAGAAATCGTCTATAAGAATTTAAAAGAAATTGAAGAGGGGAATCGGGATTTTAGATTCTAG